A region of the Larimichthys crocea isolate SSNF chromosome XVIII, L_crocea_2.0, whole genome shotgun sequence genome:
CTCGCGTACAatgtgcagaaatgtaataCTTAGAACTATAATTGACTCTCTGCTTTATCCAAGTCAGAGAAAATTACACGTTGAGTCCGAAACTCGTGCTTTATACAGTAGATCAACGTGATGCATCACAGaagtttcacatttatttgtgcATCTTTATAATTATATTCCCACTTTTCAGACTCTTTGCTGCTGCAGTTGAAAATGTACCTCATCTAAAAGTAATTCCAGCAGCGGTTTGAGCACAAGGTGAgttcttcctcatcttcttcgTCTGCCTACCAAGTTCACATGTAGTGCAAAGGTGAAAGGTCAAGAGCTCTCCCACCACAGGGGATCATATGAAGTAAATGGCTTATCTTGGCCTCCCAACATGGTAATTCACAAACTAAATCGAAGTCAAAGCCAACACTCTTCACATATGAACCAAAATATGACAAACTTGGTTTTGTTGTTGGGGAACGGCTCCTGACAAAATGTTAACGTTCAGGTCAAACAAACCACTGCAGGCGGTCGCCGGACTAAACACACCTACAGCAGAGCTACAGCACTTCAAATCCATCAAACCCCGCTTGTGTGAACCTGTCAGGTTGCATCACAGAATTAGACAAAGTGCAGCAATGTGCAGCTGTGCATGCAACATAACCTATGATCGTCGTACAGTGCGTGCCGCATGTGTGTGGGAACATCTAATAGTGTGATACGTGAAGCTGGGACTCTTTAGAATTAGATTTTTTCCTCATGTGTCGTGCACGAGCACTTAGCAGCAGACACTCGGAAAGACAGCCACCTTCACCTGCACGGCTTTGGTCTGTTGTTCTCTGGAGAACTGGAGAGGGAGCAGGAGCTTAAGACGAGGCTGAACAAGTGGGAAATGATTTCTTTCTCCTAGCCTCACCGCTGCCACAATCATAACCTTCCACTAATGTCAAGTGCGGGGAGGAAATGAAGTCACAGGCTGTTAATGAATTTAGACTCAAAGTCCTCCAGCATATATAATcatgcacaaacactgacagaagTATTAAGCTActtgtgtcatgttttattgtgtcgAGTGTACAGACATGTTTAAAACCTAACTGTACTTTGAGTCAATAGAGAGAACTTGTGACATTGTAATGCACCCTTTCAACAGATCTGCTAAATGTCAGCAAACTGGTTCTGAGTGTAATCCCAATTTGCCTTGGAATTAGCACTTTACAGTGACGATCTAATTATTTAGACAATTTATTGCCTGCTGCTAATATCTCTCAAAATAAGCTGTTCCCTTCATCTTGATCATGTGATAAATGTGGAATCACTGAGGATAAGTCCCAGACATGCCTCAGAGCCTGGCgtcccttctctcctctgctaGACTGAAGGAAAGGCTTTGTGACAGCGGCACTGCCTCACTTGGTGCAGGCCAATCACTGCCGATTTATATACATTTCTAAATTACTCTGCAATATAACAACATGCGGGTTTTTAGTGCGCAGCGGCTTCTCAAAATGTGGCTTGAATCGCTGTTGTCTGAAGGCAATCAGTAAATGGGATTAAGGGATAAGCAGTAGGACTTTTTACCTGACTGAAAACAGAAGCGCAGAGCCGGGCTCTCCAGGGGGGGTTTGAGGGAGGTGGACGGTAATATCAGGCTTCAATATTAAAACAGCTATGTTACTTTGTTCATCAACCGGCTCCGgttgagagaggaaaaaataactttaaccTGCACAGCTGCGAGAACATATCAGAGGAAATGTGCCTCTGTGTGGCATCATTACATCTTTCTTGTTCACTTAAAATTAGAAGCGCAGCGTTGGTGACGCAAAATGGAAAGCTGCGCCACCTGTGCGCAACcaaaatttacatttcacaataaTTGTGTTCTTCTCAGCTGCAAACGTgttcttcttatttttaataGCAGGTTGCGTGGGAGACGGCCTTTTATTACCGGAGAGCTGTAAGCTGTGGTCTGACTTGTCGGCAGGGCTGAAGTGGTCTAAAACATTAAAGTGGGAAAAGCGGTTTGAAGTCGCGCGTAAATGTTCTCACACGCCAGTTAAAGATAATGAAAAGTGGACGTCACATTTTTAATCCTTTGACTATTGGGCAACAAGTCTGTCCGGAAAGACAAGCTTCAACTTTTATTTGCATCAGCAAAGAGCATCCAGAGGAAAAGActgatcaataaataataataataaatccaatcatcttttttttttctttttttaattattcgctcaaaaatgtgactttgtttgGGACTGAAACGAAAAATGAAGACTCCTATATTTAATCCgctgtatcttttttttgtctttgtcaaatacaaatgcacattagaaaataaaaagatgtttaaacAGCTGTGTTGATAAAAGCGccttttaaaaaactttttcaaATATAAGAAATATACTCATGCATGCAGGGGAAAACTTTAAGGTGTCCCCCTAATTAGAAGTGTATTCAGATTAAATCTTTGATGACTGAAGTGTTCGCTCAGTACAGgtttaaatgaaaccattaaAATGGTCGAATAATAAAATGcgcaaacaaaacagagaatttgaacttgaaataaaacatgagtaGGCCTACCCATTGTTTGCGACAAGTCCAGAGACATACTCCATGAACTAAAAAGATCTACACAATTTCACAAttagtgaaacaaaaaaaaaaataaataaataaaagagattaTTATAACAATGATTTTAAACAGGCCTGCAAGCGCTGATCCCAATGCTTTGGGCAATTAGGATAATAAAGTTGaaactataaaataatattttctctCTCGTGCCAAAGTCACTCTGTCCGATCAGACATGTCtgaatttaaagaataaattaattTCAGAGAAATTATTTAGCAAAGGAttgatttaaaagttttatttgtaaacattaaatatttctttctctctaaagTTTTTGAATTCGGCACCAAATGCGTTACAGAAGTTTGTAAGTACATCATGATGTCAAAGATGTGGGCCTATATCACACACTCAGCAACCTCTTGAATATAagatggagttttttttgtttgttttgtttgtttgtttgttttgtttccatttccaAACGTGTTAAATCATAACTACCTAGACGTTtataagacataaaacataGACAACGTGCTCAGCATGAACTTTGATGGTTTGAAATCGTTTAAATTGCACCATGCTTAGTGTAGCTCTTGgcaatagaaataataaatatatagaaacgTTTATATTCAACAGCAACAATACTTACAGCACATACAAACAAGGAATGTCTGACAGTTTTACAAACACCATGGGTCCCTCATTTTCTATACAGATGAGATATTTTTCTACATATGCGTCATACATAAAAGAAGTGCCATAACTACGAATCTGTATCAAATCTAGCAGACTACATAGTGTCcggtatatattatatatagacaTCACCTCAGCAAGTGcctataaaagaaaaacaaaaaacaaatgaaggaataaaagaaaaaactagAACATGCGTTATCTTTTCTGGATACTTTTTGGGGATCCTGTCAGAAACACATAGGCACGagtcagaaaagaaaagaaaattaaatctTTTCATTATAAGAAACTTTGTACACATGTTATAAACCGATGCATTGGGAGGCATCACATAATCTATCATAATATACAGAGTGTGCGTGTGGggggggatgtgtgtgtgtgcgtgtgtgtgtgtgtgtgttaatatatataaatggaATATATTACATCTGAGTATGCTGAATCAGTAGAGCCGatgttaaataaacagtaaGTGATTGCAAGACCGGATTAACTTTGTTGACAATTTGTCCACTGGAGAGAAATTCCCCGGGATGATTCACTCGTTTGGCActcaagaagaaaaagaaattaaaaaaaaaaaacaggcctaCACAACAATCAaactttctcttcctttttgttattcttttttttttgtcattaatcATTACTCATAATAGGGTACTGTTGTTCTATTAGCCTACGGAGCTTGCAAATATTCAGAAATAATAGCGTTAAAAATCTGTCCTGTCTGACTCAAaacagtcttctttttttttgtattttcttttggaAGTTCTTTGAGGTCTCTCCATCGGAGTCAGACTCAGAAAGGTAGGGTGTCGAGGAAAAGTTTGTCAATTATTGCTGGCGGAGGGACTAGATCTTCTAGTTTTAGGTAAAAGATACGCTGCAGACCTTGAGTACATAGTGTGCGCAGTTCAGGGAGCTTTCCCAAGAGTTTTGACAAGTAGTTGGGACGATTCAATCCACCGCCATTGAATGTCACTTGATCTTTGAGGCAGTTGACTATCTTGTTTTGGAGATCCTCGACTCTTTTGGGTTCCTTAAGCCCGTGTCGCTCTGAAATGTAGAAGGAATAGATACGGATATTGttattaccattattattatttccgaTTCGTggctttctctgttttttttttttttcacgcatTATTACGCAGGCGGAGTTTCCAAAATGCGCATTTTACGCACCTGTTACCATGGCCAGAGCTGCGATGCAGGAGAAAGCTGAGATGTCTATGTTCATGCTCTGCAAATTGGAAGAAAACTCCACGATGGCGTCCACCCACTCTCCAAATCCACGGACGCACTGTAGCCTGTGCAACACCACTCCATTACAAAAAATAAGTTTGCCTTCCACTGGGTTGGACCTGCAATTAATAAGAAAATGCCATTAATTACGCTTGGCAATAAATGGGAATTTAAGAGCCTTCATATTATTGGGCAGCTAATAAAAGCCAAAGCAATGAAGCTTGAAGGAGGAGCTGATAATTATCCAAAGCCtagattgttttgtttaataattacGCAGGCTTACCTGTACGCCAGCCGCAGGACAAAAAGTTCAAGGAAGGCGGATTCAAAGAGGAGATCTTGATCCTGCTTCGGTAGATCAGAAAAGCCAGGGATCTTTTCCGCCCAGCCCCGGATGATCTCCATGGAGCCCGTCAGGAGATCATAGAACTGCTggatgtgctgtgtgttgtctCCAGCCATTTGGTAGTCAGGGTTAGCCTGAAActggaatttaatttaaacagcGCCTTAATGAGGtccttttaaaatatataatccgTGAAATTGCAAATGGCCATTTCCAAGAGGGAGAGGGTGCTTTTTTACTATTAAATTCATGTCTTCTTTTTATTAACTTCTCTATTTCAACGCAATTTACTCAGGGAAAAAATATGCCACATTAAAAGCCTGACAAAGTTAGGAATTCAGCGATGTATTAGAGGAAACTTCCAAGGCAGTAAATTGTTCTCTAAAAGCAGGACTAAATTAAAAAGGCCGTCAATCTTGGTGTTCCTTCTGTTTTCAGTCAGAGTAATAGtgttaactttttttcttatgtgttttatatctgAGACTGTGGTGTACCTTACTTACTCTGGAGTAATCCAAAGCAGACATGGAGGGGTTGGAGTCCACATGGGCCCTGACGAGTGCGCTTATGAGGCTCACCGGCGGCGAAGGTGGGGAGGGCTCCTGGGGACTTTTGGGTTTGGATGGAAGGCGTCCTCTCCGACCTTTCAGATTATCCGTTCGGACAACTCGATTGGAAGAAACACACGTCATATAAGTCATTCATATGCACTCCTGTTGCTGTgcgtaaatgtattttaaagacGTGAAACAGACACTCTATTACGCACACGTGGGGGAAATATGAGTTATAAGTTATAAGTGGTTATAAAATAATTGAATGCATGGACTAAACTTACCTTCTCTCACCATTCCGACGACAATGCACTTCTGGAAACGGCAGAACTGGCAACGATTTCTTCGGCGTTTGTCAACAGGGCAGTTTTTATTCGctaaacacacatattttgcatttttctgaacGGTGcgctgcaaagaaagaaagaaagaaagacataaTGTCACTCTGCAGGCCTGTTTTAAGGCTATATATAACGTGTAGACTGTAGACTGCTGCACAAGTGAtacaatatttaaagaaaaagaaagatgaaaacgATATAATATCTGTCATCTCATGTTGGGACTGCGCAACAAGAGGGAATAGACAGTGTGCAAATACGCATTCGTGGTCTCTCATATTTTACCCACTCCTTTGAGATCAACAATGTGTGGATAGATGTGATTGTCGTGTAAAGTTACTTTACACCCGCACCTTCAGgtgttgcttttatttcttgcatCCCGCATTGAAAATGTGATtctattctttgttttttaaaggtgttacCTCACAGAGCGCCATTAATATTAAGAAACACATAGCATATCTTTCACATAATATGCATGGTCGCTGTCATGTCAGCCCACCTTGAAAAATCCTTTGCAGCCCTCGCAGGTTCTCACTCCATAATGCTGGCAGGCTGCGTTGTCCCCGCATACCGCACACAGACCCTCGTTTGACGGAGATCCTCGGGACGGGGGCGATGGCACTTGGCTGTCCACCAGCTGGTGCCCGTGGCCGAGCTGCAGGGAGTGAGGAAAGGCCAGACCAGCCTGTTTCCGTATGGCGCTTGGCACAGCAAAACTCTGGCCGTCCAGGCCGCGGTGCACGCCCGGGTTGTCGTGGTTCATGGAGACGTGCAGCGGCCCATCGAACCGCATCTGACAACTGGAAACAGGAGTACCAGGCGGGGACTGCTTGAAGGAGAAGAGCGAAAGCCTTGACACCGGATTTTTGCGCTGGTCTATCATATGAGACGTGGCCGCAACATAGTTCTGGTGGAAACTGTGGAGGGAGCCAGGGTCCTCCCACATGTGATTAGGCTGAACCTGGAAGTTTGGTGTGCTCGGGGCATGTGGCGAGGAGGGTTTGAAGTACATAGGCCCAGAGTGAGCCATCATTTCTTCCGACTGGGGTGGCAGGTGGCTCTGCTGATGGTAGTTGTGCATCTGGACGTCCTCCACCTTGATAGAGGACTGGTCTCCAGAGTGGGGCATCTGATACAGACAGGGCGGTTTAACGTCGTAACTGGTGTTATAGTTGTCCATGAATGTACTGAAACTTGGGAGAGAAGTAGTAGCTGTGATCTCGGTGTTGGTCAAGTCCATGCTAAACTTAACAAACTCAGGTGTTAAGAAGTCGCAGCTGTATTCTCCTGCGGTGTGGTAGCTGTAGCTCTGGGAAGCAGGACTAGCTCCTTGAGGTGATGATCCATACTGAGCCTGAACGCAGGGCATGGCTGAAAACCAAACgggtaaaaacacatcagaatgTCTCAAATAAAAGTTGCACAGTCTTAGTCTTTTGAATCAAATTTTACcataaagaataaaaagcaaCAGTGTTTTGCATCGATGAGTAACATCAGAACAAAATAACAGCAAACTGtaatacatctgtgtgtgttttttattttgaaaataattttcCATATCATACCTCAAGTCTTCTGACAGTTTTTCGGTGACACTTGAAATGGGTTATGTCAGGAGTTGTATGGCTGTCACGATTCAAGAAAGCGGCTCTGTTCTGGATCTTCccctaataaaaacacatcactttgACATTTACtagattataaaataaaacaagatctaaaaaaaaataaaaaataaaaaagacgaGACGGAGACgccaaataaaatcagattgaATCTACACGATTGCGCACAAAATGTAAGCAGTTTCTAATTACGCACAGCAttatttttggaaaaatgtcataaaaatagcGAATGGATACTGACAAAATACAGGCATGTGGATATCAAACAGCATGAGTCtccttatttcttttttgttataaTAAGGTATGATGCAGCTCGTGATGTACAGACTAACTTCGCGCAACTTGTCCAGAACGCTGAACgctaaaaagaataaaaaaagaaaaaactcgTGAAATATCAGTAACACCAACAGATCTGAAGCccgagtcagactcagatttgtCTAAAGTCAGTTTCACACTAAAAgattacaaaacaaaaggttTAACAGCTCGCAGAAGTCGCCGCAAGTACAAAGCGCAGACACAGAttgtgttgcaaaaaaaaaagaaataaaagaaatgagtgGATCTTACCTCTTTCACATCAGGGTCGTTGCTTTCAATCCATGCGATAAGCATGCAAGGGGTATTCATCAATTTCGGTAAAAGCTCCAAATCATGAGCGGTCGGTACCCAACAATGCCAGGCAGACAAAACCGTAGTGACTCCGCGAACTGACAGCGACACAAGCTTCGACTAACCCAGTCTGGCCAATGTGGCTTTGTTTATGTGAGCGCTGGATACCGTGGCCCACGTGTTTCACAGCGCTACGTCATCGGCGTCGACACAGACACGGACCAATCCGCTTGGGAACTTTTTCTCAAGCCCCAATTTTTCTGGTGAGTATGTTTGTCTTGTGGTATGTGTTCTATGTTGCTTCCCACATGGACATTAGCAGAGATGTAGTGGTGGGTAATAACCCTTCTGTGCTCACTTCAGacacctatttatttatttatttatttattcattttgggatTGACACTAATCTTTGTGCTGTGATTTCACTGTGTGTATCACATGTGCAATGTGATCTGGTAGCTCTATGTGTAtgtaattaagtttttttttttgagtgatgTAAAGTTTTCTCCAGGTcatacctttttgttttcaacatGCATTATTACGCATGATGTAGTAAAGGTAAACTAGGTTGCAGGTGTTCCAGCACTGCAGCTCACAGGTAGATACACTCCTGCTCACTAGTACTGAGTGCCTCGTAGTTGTTATTCTAGTGTAAAATTGAGATGAGTGTACATTGGCACATGTAGGCACAGTTATGTCACAATGAGGCAGACTCACGCCAGACTCACTACACTCGTATGAAACAGGCCTAATGAAGCAGGGGGGGGGGTCAATATTATTCTTCGTTATCTTCTGACAGGATTTCTGTATTTCAATTGTGTTCCAAATTTAGACCCTCCAGATGAGGTGTGGGGGGGGCCCGCCTATTCATAGTGCTGGTGTAGTGtatgtgagctgctgctggaggaggaggaggaggaggaggaagagaggcggggtggggggggggggttgggggtaATTAGTGGGCCTGTAGCCAGTTGTCATGGAttgaggggaggagggggaggtgggcCGATTTAGTCCCCAGAGAGGGAAACGTGATAGAAACGGGCAGAATGGAGAGTGACGCAGAAAACGCTCAAGTTTGACGCAGTCGCCAAAATAATCTTTTGGCCTTATTGTTCTGCAGCGATGGAATAACTGATCTCGGTGTAATCTTACACCAGCACCTTGTGGCCAATCAAGGTGGTCTAAATTTTTCTACATGCATATTGGGACTGGGCCTGAGTTTGTGATGTGTTGATATGTATGTCCACATGTgcgtaacagcagcagcagcagcagcagcgcagaGTTATTTCTAGTGGACTGATGTTTTAATATACGACCCAGAGAACAGCCATCACTCTCagaacagatttatttacttatttatttatttttcttggcTGCCCTGTGCTCAGTGCACACAAGGACAGAGTGTGCAATGAGAGGGGGGGGGTGCTGGTAAACTGTATATCATGGTTACACTCACCTCTAGAGGACACTATTGTTCACCAGCCATACATCAACCAgcccctgttttttttcttctttttttctttacaattaACCTCTTTAATTAACCTAACCCCATTAAGGCTGTGTGGTCACGCCCAGTCATTTGCAGGTGGGCTATATGGCAGGATTTGTAAATTACAGATTCCCCTCATGCTGCACTGTGAATTAGAGGAAGAAGCTAAATGATGTGCTCAAAGTTCTGGTGTTGTTTCTAATAAGTTGTAATTATCCTGACCTCCTTGCCTTTATAGTAGCTGCTAATTACACCACCTTTCACTGTGTGCTGTAATCTACCGACTATACACATGTATTTACATACAGCATATGATGCACCTCTGCATAAATATTTTGTCTGAAAAACATCCACACGCTGCCTGGTCACACTGTGTTTCTGTTATCCAGTTACCATTTagagtttgaaataaaaacacaattagcaGCTTAATTGGCCATTTTACTGAAGAATAATTAACTTCCCATTTATATGCACAATTAATTGACAGAAAGTGAGGAGTTAGTTTTAATCACACAGAAGTTATTTCCTGAGATAatatttttaactttgtttGAAGAAATGTCTACTGACATTACCAATTTTatagtgtgtgggtgtgtgaccGTGCATgcctgtgtactgtatgtgtgtgtgtgtgtgtgggagagatgcatattttttttattgctttatagACTGTCACAGCTCTCTGTTATTAATTTCTCTGCAGGTACAATCTGCAGGAAATGTACTTCACTGGTGAATAAGACACCGCTGTTTTCTCGAGGTCACATGATGGATCCCAGTCAGAGGCTGCCCAGTGCCTAAAGGGTCGACACATGAAAGTGAACAGTGATCATTAACCAATTTTTCTTACTACCACAAAAACTAACTTCCAAGTCCAAGTTTCATCACTGCAACACATCTTATATCAGCATTTTACATCATTAGTTTGCAGTTTGCAAGTGGTCCTTATATTCTGGGCCATCAGCTTCACTTGCATTTTGGACATACATGAAATCGTCTGCTTCATCATTCATCTGGACACCAAAGAGGTGTGAGCATACACTTACCACTCTGTTAGGTACATATGGTACACTTAATCTAATatgatccaatacaacagctctgTCATAAATTCTACTTTCACAAAAGCttatattttttcagtttcagagcgATGATAATAATTCAACTTCATCTGCATTTTTGGGGTCATagtgggtggtggtgttgtactGGAGTGCATTATGTTAGACggtgtttctaatattgtgTCCCTCTCAGTATAACACAGTCCAGTTCAACATCCCTGCAAACTACGACCCCAGTGATAAACATATAGTTCAATCAATATCTCTCTGACAGTTTATTATCTTTGTAAAGGCAGAATTCACAGCAGAGCTTTTGTACTGGATCACATTAGATTGTACAAGTAAGATGAAGTGGTAAGTACAAATATGCTCCCGTAACTTAAtgaaagtttttcatttttgtgtttcagttcaaaTGATACAAAGTTTTGATGAGTTTATGACTGGATGTTGTCTTTTTCAGTGATAATATCAGTATTCAGATACTTAGTAGtaatatcacagtgaaaattattTTTCTGAAACTCTCAGTACTGGATATTATTGTTGGCGTGGGTGTGATAGCACACAGAGGGATCCCTATTAATGTGAGAGGCAACTATGTATCAAACAACAAAGTGTAATTACTCAAGTAAGattttgaggtacttttatTTTC
Encoded here:
- the nr4a2a gene encoding nuclear receptor subfamily 4 group A member 2a, translating into MPCVQAQYGSSPQGASPASQSYSYHTAGEYSCDFLTPEFVKFSMDLTNTEITATTSLPSFSTFMDNYNTSYDVKPPCLYQMPHSGDQSSIKVEDVQMHNYHQQSHLPPQSEEMMAHSGPMYFKPSSPHAPSTPNFQVQPNHMWEDPGSLHSFHQNYVAATSHMIDQRKNPVSRLSLFSFKQSPPGTPVSSCQMRFDGPLHVSMNHDNPGVHRGLDGQSFAVPSAIRKQAGLAFPHSLQLGHGHQLVDSQVPSPPSRGSPSNEGLCAVCGDNAACQHYGVRTCEGCKGFFKRTVQKNAKYVCLANKNCPVDKRRRNRCQFCRFQKCIVVGMVREVVRTDNLKGRRGRLPSKPKSPQEPSPPSPPVSLISALVRAHVDSNPSMSALDYSRFQANPDYQMAGDNTQHIQQFYDLLTGSMEIIRGWAEKIPGFSDLPKQDQDLLFESAFLELFVLRLAYRSNPVEGKLIFCNGVVLHRLQCVRGFGEWVDAIVEFSSNLQSMNIDISAFSCIAALAMVTERHGLKEPKRVEDLQNKIVNCLKDQVTFNGGGLNRPNYLSKLLGKLPELRTLCTQGLQRIFYLKLEDLVPPPAIIDKLFLDTLPF